The genomic window aggaatcaacgccgattagagcggtcacccatccaacgactgaccagccccaatgttgcttaaccagtccattgacgacctaacccactcctgccacggcaacaaaatcaaccatctgatgttcatggacgacatcaagctgtgtagtaagagcatcaaggaaatagataccctaatccagactgtaaggattgtatctggggacatcaggatggagtttggaatagaaaaatgctccttagtcaacatacaaaaaggcaaagtaacgagaaccgaagggataaagctacaagatgggagcagcatcaaacacatagatgagactggatataaatacctgggaataatggaaggaggggatataaaacaccgagagatgaaggacacgatcaggaaggaatatatgcagagactcaaggcgatactcaagtcaaaactcaatggaggaaatatgataaaacccataaacatatgggcagtgccagtaatcagatacagcgcaggaatagtggaatggacgaaggcagaactccgcagcatagatcagaaaaccaggaaacatatgacaatacacaaagcgctaCACCCATGACCAAATACGAACAgacaatacataacacgaaaggaaggagggagatgactactaagtatagaggactgcgtcaacatcgagaacagagcactggggcaatatctgaaaaccagtgaagacgagtggctaaagagggcatgggaagaaggactaataaaagtagacaaagacccggaaatatacagacaggacaatgacaaacagaacagaggactggcacaacaaaccaatgcacggacaatactagccagcgatgacacatggcaatggctacagaggggagagctaaagaaggaaactgaaggaatgataacagcggcacaagatcaggccctaagaaccagatatgttcaaagaacgatagatggaaataacatcaatcccatatgtaggaagtgcaatacgaaaaatgaaaccataaaccacatagcaagcgaatgcccggcacttgcacagaaccagtacaaaaagaggcatgattcagtgacaaaagccctccactggagcctgtgcaaggaacatcagctaccttgcagtaataagtggtacgaacaccaacctgagggagtgatagaaaacgatcaggcaaagatcctctgggactatggtatcagaacagatagggtgatacgtgcaaatagaccagacgtgacgttgattgacaaagtcaagaagaaagtatcactcattgatgtcgcaataccatgggacaccagagttgaaatgaaagaaagggaaaaaatggataagtatcgagatctaaaaatagaaataagaaggatatgggatatgccagtggaaattgtacccataatcatagaagcattaggcacgatcccaagatccctgaaaaggaatctagaaaaactagaggctgaaatagctccaggactcatgcagaagagtgtgatcctagaaacggcgcacatagtaagaaaagtgatggactcctaaggaggcaggatgcaacccggaaccccacactataaataccacccagtcgaattggaggactgtgatagagcaaaaaaaaaaagtaataataacaataatttgtgtaataaaaatccacaactaTATAGCAAACTATATTACTACGTAAAGACAAAAGCACACACTCACAAAATGCGTGGAATCACTTACACGTCGCCGAAGGTCTTGGTATAAGGCGTTCCGGGCGGGGTTGCTAGACCAATGTCGCTGGAGAAGAACGTCTCTTTGCCAATGTGGATTCTACTTCTTCCTAGTTTCGTTGAGAGGATCTCGCAGGACGCCATGAAGCCGATGTACACGAAGTCCCTGGAGACCACCTGAGGAGAAGCGTTCGTAGTACTCGAGGTTAGGCTAAGAACGAAACGGATTTATGATGACTTGGCTTTTGTACTTAGATCATGCCAGTTTTATACTGCGCATTTCAGCATTCACATTTTTTTCACCTCTCTCCAGGCCATTGTACTATTCACCTATGGTTTTCGAACTTTGTAATGTGTAGTACCATCCTGCAGCATTTTAGCAACAGCTTCTGAACCCGCAGAGTATCACAACATACCACTATAACTATTTGAAGGACCTCACAGCATTCAGCTAGACCTACTAAACACGCAACGTATCACAACATACAgctatggttttattttttttaatccacaGCACATTGTATCATTCACCAATGACTTTTGAACCTACGGTACATTACAACATCCAGCCGCGGTTCTCCAGCCAATGGCACATTGGAGTATTCATCTATGCCTTTGGAACCTAACAGTTCATTCTAATATTGACCTGTAGCTTTGGAACCCACAGCTTATCGCGGTATTTACTTGTCTCAAACTCATGGAATGATTGGCACCTGCAGCTTATCACAGTATTTACCTTTTATGTGTCATTCATGGAATGATTGAAACCTACAGCTTATCACAGTATTTACCTGTATGTGTCAAACTCATGGAATTATGTCTAGCTATGGTTTATTTTAGCTTATTTTTCCTAAAACCATTGGCCGTTACAGAAGTCATCTGCGTCTGTTCTCACGGTCAGGCTACAGCCGAGCAAGAAACCTTACCTCATCCATTGCGGGGGCGTTGCCTCTGACGAAACTTCTCTCTGGGTTCTTGTGGTTGAACAGCTTCCACGTCTGGGCATAGATGCCGTCCTTCGCCTCCTGCAAAGGAATGGTAAAGTCGTACCAAAGAATTATACTCTGGAAGCCTCTCCTACAAACCTAACAGCATTTTAATGATTCTTCCACAGGAATATTCACGCATTTTGTATAAAAGACACACATAAAGCAAGAGGTGTATAATAAATAATCGTAAATTTATATAATCGCAAATTTATAtgttcaaaaatattttgttgggtCTACTTTAATAGAACCGTAACACCAACGAACTCCACCCCCAACACCtgcagcagcgttgccaactATCTAAGAGCTCCTTACCCTACCTAGGCACtgaaattaccctactttcagTGGTGACCAGGCGTCCCGTATTTATATTTGTCCCGTGTCCCGTATCGaccctccccgggacgccttttgtcccgtattttcaatatctaaaaaataaaaaaaaataaaaaatacaataaactatCGAAATTTGTACTAAGCATGCCCCCTTCAAACGCTCAAGTGGAGAGAGTGTTCTCTCTGATGGGCCACCGATGGGGTGGGTGTAGGAACCGGTGCAGTGTACGTAGAGGTTGATCAAGTCAGAACTACAGATAAAGTGCAATTTCGGAGTTCATCACATATgctcaaaccaaacaccatctctTGAGAACAGTTGGATCtagtgcaaaatatgacaaatggaaaataacttaacaacaatgaggaaaataattttaaaaggattattgaaaggttttcaacatatgtattttattgtctgcaATTTCTTCAATATATTGTGACAAGtcacttttgttattaatatccttcaaagctgcaaaacatgcttgattgcaatattctaatgctttgacacatgtaatgaacagctgtttgtaacaaaatctacaacgaatgcactttaaaacaaaagaaacgtCAATAAAGAATGCTGAGAAGGACATTGCCTGCGTCACTGCGTGCATAACTTCGCATAAGTTGTCTATATTATTCAACTACCTCTTCAATTTAAGTGTCccgtatttcaattttcaaaatctggtcacccaCTGTCTTTCACGGTTATTGTACCCTACGTCCGGCCTTAAGATATactcaatataaataaatttgttgtttattggtcactttttaataaataaaagacaaccaTCTTGAAATTACTCTACGTTTTGCTCAAATTTCGTGACATTACCCAGTTACCCTACGGACCCAGATTTGAGGCTGAATTACCCTGTGCATAGGGTAATTACCACAAGGTTGGCAACGCTGCCCTGCAGACATCTCGCGAGGCTTCGCGAATCGGAACTTGTTCTTTCGTTCGCTCACCCTGAAGAGTAACTCGTTGGTCGTGTCCTTGTAGACGCCGATGTCGAAGCCTTCCTTGACAGCCCTTGGGAGGTCCGTGAGGAAGTCGATGGGAGCTTCGAAGGCTGGGATGGCCAGCACGGCCGTCAGCATTCCCGAGTACAACACTGAGaatcaaagttatttttttagtCTTTGAGGATCTCGTACGTGAAGGCAACTGGAGGTCTCATAATTATTATCTTGAATTATCATCTGTGGTTGTATATCTTcgcagtttttatcttttataaatatacttcctAACCACTTCTAACGTATTGGGATGCTGTCTCTAACGGGGTATCGGCTGTAGCATTCAGCTTTTTCTACTGaggtttgtataataataataaataataataataataataatataataatatcataataataataataataataataataataataataataataataataataataatagcaaatatATTTATCAGGTTCCCACAGAACGAAACAGGTCATCTTAtttttgaaagaaagagaatggagGCAAGCAAGATTAAAAAGTGTGTACAAAAtacgaaatataataataataataataataataataataataataataataataataataataataataataatcacgagATGCCATCCTTAAGTCTGGTGTGGTTTATATTTTGGAAACCAAAACTGCGCTGTGGATATGATATGAATActctataataaaatagtaagcCTATAGCTCTTACCAACTATAATTTGAATCTGTATACTTCTTCTTTTCGATCTCAAATAAGCGAAAAAGACCACATAGACAGAACCCCAGCCACCTACCTACCTGAGACGACGAGGCAAAACAGGTACCAGGAGACGAAGACGACCCTCTCGGTCACGGTGGTCGTCGGCAGCAGGTTGCCCTGAGAGACTATGCTCCTGAACACGTTGAAGGAGTACGTCAGGAATTTCGGCAACTCGCGCCCCTTCACGTAAGCAGCAGACGACAATTTCGACTGGACGGCTATTATGGGGCCCATGAGCAGCACGGCAACGACGATGCCAAGccaaacctaaataaataaattttttgataCACGACAGGGAGAGGTGGCGCCCACATAGGCCTAATGTTTAAGGTTTTAAAAAGACGAGCTTACATAGGACTAAAGTTTTTAAAAGCTTTAATATGACGAGCTCACATAGGACTAACGTTTTAAAAGTTTTGAAAAGAGGAGCTCATATGACCTAAGGTTTTAAAGGTTTTAAAAAGAGGAGCTTGCATAGAACTAaggttttaaaagttttataaagAGGAGCTCACATAAGCCTAAGGTTTTAAGAAGAGGCGCTCACATACACCTAAGCTTTTCAAAGGAAGAAAAGCAGCTTAAATAGGCCTATGGTTTAGATTGTCTGTTTCTGCTTTACATTTTAGCTTGCTACATGCCAGTACGAGCTCTTCCTTCTTATAGCAGCCCCTGTAGAAGATTGTGaatgcttaaaaaataaatatatatgtgtatgtgtgtgcgtatgttgcCATACCTGGGCGGTGAACGGTGAGAGAATGGCCAGCACTCTGCTCTTCTCTTTGGGCGCCCTCGAGAATAGGCCCAGGGGCGACCGATAATATGGGTATGGGAAGTCCACTACAGTCTTGCGAAGGGCTGCAGAAcgatatatgtaatgtatgtatattatgtatatatatatatatatatatatatatatatatatatatatatatatatatatatatatatatatatataaaagtctatgcAAAAAATGTcaatttgttaaaaataaatcaaacatcAAGTTAATGCATAGAATTTCAAATCTTGTCagcagaggaggagaagaaacagTCAATGACagtagaaaaattaataaatataaaaacaaaagtgtGAGTAGGTGGCTTGTCAGAAGTGTCATACCCGACAGGGAAATGGCGCAGATGGCAAAATCAGCTTCCCTCCTGGCCACCATCCCAATCATTCCGGTGACTGAGCCGTTGGGAAGGGGGTTCCCATACGACCCGTCGGGAGGGTCCACGATGCGGAttctggaaataataataataataataatagccgaagtagttccaggactcattgcagaggagtgtgctcctagaaacagcgctcTGCAAACTGCTCTAATCGTGTCATTTGCGATTAAATGCAGAAGGGAAATCTTAAACCTAAATCAGATTTGAACTCGCATCTAAGACACTGTGAGTCACAGACAGTAATAATAAATCTGTAGACTATGCTTGTAGGATGTGAAGTCCTTAGTAAAGAGAAATCATCTAAATTTATTGCCGGTCTTTTTGTCTGTCTACCAGACCCTCTTCGGTGTCTGGAATCCTTTTGTTATTGCTGATTTATGGTTTTCATAAAAGAATATCCATTTAGAATCAAGGTTTTTAGATGTGAGTTACTATGAAATTAGCAAAAgtctaagaaataataaaatagtcgAACCCACGTGAAATTGAGGGCGGAACTGAGCGTCTTCATCATGGCCACGTCGATCCCGGTGGAGGGCTGCGTCCTCCCGTCTGGCAGACGAACGAGGTTGCAGAGGCCGAAGTTATTGACGGCTGCGATGCGCATCTCCCTCCCGTTCATGTCCCTGTAGGAGGCAGAATCATCTCTAAGGGCGACCTGCTTCAGGAGATCTCTTCCGCGGGCGGTGGCGAGGTCCAGCTTGGCGTCACGGAAGAATCTGTGTCGTTTGGACAAGGGGCTTCATAATACCAACTCGTGGAATCTATACACAAGGAATGGAACCCAGGATTTCTGCCagaggccaggcactgggacatatgaggttattcagcgctgaaaggaaacttgaaagtaaaaggttacgaagatgtaacgggaggaaaacctcaaagcagttgcactatgaaataaatgttagcagagggtggatagCGAGATGAAGGGAATATGgaagggttgcaactaggggccgattaggggatgctgcaaagactcttaagtaatgcctacagtgcaccgcacgtgaggtgcattgacggcactacccggcTACAGGGTAGAAATCTACGCAAGAAAAGGATTTTACAGAGTATTTTTTGCTTTCAGACAGCAAATGATGACAGGTACTGTTCACTGCgatttaaataacacaaaatagtAATATGGTAAGACGAATAAATATACGACGCCTTACAGATTAAAATTAGCCATCCATACAAATTAAAATCAACCAGCTTTTGTCTTTGTTTCTGTTCCAAAAAAGGGGAGTTTCCTTTCGTAAATCGATAATTACATTTATAATCTCTATACCTTTAATTACGGTATGTATCACTGTAACGCGATGAAACGCAGTATTGGTAGATAAAATTGTCAAGGTCGCAGTCACAGTTGATTAAATGACTGactgattgtgagttatctggcgtcgtCAGTCAGAGTTGAGCGCGAGAAATTTGTGCTAGTGGCTATAGCTTTAGCAGAAGTACCTGATAATGCCTTCCGCGTCAACACGAGACGAAAACACGTCGTAACTTTCCCCAGCATTCTGGACGACGAGAATCACCCGAGTTCCCTCGAAGACCAGTCCTTCCAGGCCGTTCGTGACGTAGTCTCCTTCTCCTGCGTCTCTCAACATCACTATCCACAGGACGTAGTGGCTGTTGAGTCTCCTGCGGTGAATCTGAAATTATCAAAGAAACGTGTCAAAAGAACGAGTTTATGTgcgtacatgtatatgtatagttcTTATAGGCAGAGCATGACCCTGTCATTTGTCAATAGCTCTCCCAATACGTGCAATTACTGAGTAAGTGCTTTCgtcattagtttatatatatatatatatatatattatatatatatatatatatatatatatatatatacgtgtgtatgtgtaccaCACAACGACATTAAATGTATAATCATACtgaaatcataaaaagaaatgCACTATAATCATGCTTGACATTCGCGCCATTTCGCAGGTCAACTGAGCCTTCCCAGGAAACATTAAAAGCACCAAGCATcagggtcatttttttttttttttctttatggaataGTTACCGTCCGAAACATGTCCGTGATCTGCTTAGGACGGCAGAGAAGCAGAAGGACCGTAGGACCGTCGGCAGGCGCCAGGATATTCTCCAGCTGAGCCTCGGTTCCGTCGACCCGATAAACCATCAGACCGCTCTCCGTCTTGGAGAACTGCGTGACGTCATAGACTTCATCTGCTCGACGAAAAGAATTCATTTATCTCTTTGAAATGAACACTAAATTGAATTTAATTTAGAATTTTaaacactgaaacggaaattgacagtagaagctttgaaaggtgtaacaggaggaaaacctccaagcagttgcactatgattcaattgttaggagaggatgtaAGAGAAAATATggaaggaggtgcagtaaaaggaacgaaaggggttgcagctagtgaccGAAGACACACTACAAAGAACCTAGAGTAATGCACTGACCCCCTAAGGGTCTAAATACCAAGTGAATGTCGTAATATCTAATTGCAACTACAGATTTGATTTTGCAATTATAGGAAAGGGAAATGAAACCTATTGAACTTTTATGCATCTTAATCTGAAATTAAAATCAGGTTATTTCTGCTGACTTTATCATGAACTAATGAACCTTTCTTCATTGCAAAAAATCACCAGATTATGATTTAAAAGAGGcaataaataatgttaaaatcACGACTCACGACAGGATAAGAGCcagtatcattaataataataataataataataataataataataataatataataataataataataataataacaataataataataataatctaactaTATGATAATAGTTAGGGTAGACTTTGCTTTCTTAAATATCataactaacagagagagagagagagagagagagagagagagagaggcgagttactAATAACATACTAATGTAACCTTCGAATCGCACGTCATAGAGCAACTGCAGGTAGCGATGGCTGTGACCAATCAGCGCCGACAGAGCGGTGATGACGTCACGTCGAAaactcctgaaaaaaaaagtaaagataacaATATCCCATATAAGTAATTAAGAACACAAGTAAATTCATGTATCACATTTCTGACGTTAGATTCAGCTTTGAAGGTAGTCAGTCAGTCCAAATTCTCGTTAAgaatatcttttaataataataaataaacaaattcagtTACCTAGTTCCGTCAATGGACGAATTTTCTTGCTGGTCTTGACCCACAAAGTTGGGTATTCGCGGCAAACGACCAGAAACAGACCCACACAAGAGACTCAGGAGAACTATCACTGATGGacgaaaagaaagaacaaaaatagtctattaataaatacatatattgtttTGCTTCAATCATTTTTAGCCCGTTCTCAGATCTAAAAACCTACTGATGCTAGTGGGCTGTAAATtgttattttgatcatccactccctaatcgtcaaacataccaaattgcaaccctctagcctcagtagttttaattttatttaaggttatagtcAGCCATGGATCGCTTTCCGGGGACATGGGACGCACTCCTCATTCTATCGCATCTGGCAAGCAACtagagagctgccggtcatagttgatgattttatacagcattatacgttgtacagaaatctcgattcTTTTTACTACAAATGTCAGTGACCGTTTCTTTCCCTCTACTCTCTTCtgctcaataaaaaataaataaataaatggaaacaaCGTCTGTTCTCTAAGGTGGCATAAGCAGGAGGTAAAAGTGCAGTGGGTTTTCTTAGAATCGTCATTAGCTCTTACCAAACTGCTGGCTAATTAGAGATGCCATCACCGTCAGCAGGGGCAGAGGACCAGAAcctgaaaatatgaaaagggaaacatatgtacattatataatatatatatatatatatatatatatatatatatatatatataatatatatatatatatgtataatatatgcaatatCAACACAACCACAAAGGTGTCCTTTCATGGAAGCAGGCAGGCGCAGGCGCCCATTCAAAAATGATTGTAGGTATACTTctgtaaatcaaaataaaagataaataagtaaaaatgacaGAAAGCAAATAACTGGGCCAGAGCTTCTGAGAACTTGTTGCTGCAGCGTAATAACAGTGAATTGAATTGTTTTAAAAGGATTTGATAAACCGAGCATTCACTGAACTCCTGTACTGAAATGGATTCGTAAAGTACATGGGCGTGAACCCCCTTTATAAGTAGGATTTGCAGGATTTAATATGCATACGCGTCTGacgtgtcatttttttttttctctctctctctcatttgaaggcAGTCACACGAACTTAATTCTTTGCAGACGTAAAAACTGACATGGTCACCCCCAGCCACTCgctgaattattaaaaaaatgataataacaaagaaCAAGAACAATATCTGCAGCATTTACGTAGCTTCCTATCTCAACTTAATCATCATTCACTGACGGACAAAGGCGCTATCGTAAACGTCATTGAATTTTCCTTTCACCTGTTCATGAATGTCTAAATTTCAATTTGAATAAAGCACAGAATTATTCGAAACGAACGTTTTTCCAGAACGATAAGCCAGCGCTCAATTGTCACCTCAGCACGATTGTCATGTGGCCGTTAGTCCCGCGTTATATCTTTACCTTCTGGGAAAACTATAGTACGTTCGGTTATCGGAATTCTGGCCGTTGTGGCGTCAGATGACCTTACAACCAATCAATCTGATGTTGTGGTGTTTCTGACCTCCATGGCGCGACACCAATGAATTCCCTTGCAGTTACAAATTTACCACGAGGTTCAAATATCTATATTGTTAAATGAGCTTGACTTTCTGGTGACATcaggcaaccctccgtggcttttccgaccacaggccacggcactgaggaataaaattcttcactttgcctttttatgttttattatgaaagtagttataaaacatatcctactcatttatagaaatgaattttattaaaatcctttatttttcttcgtcaaaaatactttaggTTAAGCTAGTGACGTTAGTTTTTTACGTCACAGAAAATAATtgtacatcggaaaatacgcattcaacattaaaaatcataaataacgtaaaaaaaatcagaagaacaGCTTATAGTAACACTGCTAGAAGCTAATgttgtgtagaaaaaaaaaaacggaatcgCTGATAAGAAGCCTTTCCCGAGTACGTATTCCTCGCAATTTACGTCTGAGACATCGGTCTCTATTAACAGCCAATATAAACAGACTACACAAAGAGAAAGCGTGACCACTTCGCGGAACAAAGGAGAACAGGACTGAGAGTGTcaataaaacaaacatatatgtcGAAAGTATACAAATTGCTAGGGACGTTATACCTCCCAGAGGACTCAGAATACATAAACGATACAATGCAAGGCTGCCAATGAAATAAAAGTTCGTCAATACATGCCATGAATCTTTCTAATATATAGGACACGAACGAAAGACATTCTTTACCTCCATAACGCTAAGCAAACAGAGCACTTGGGGAAAGTAAACACGTTTAGGATAATGAACCTTGAAGAGAGATGGGCTAAAATGATTGACCTGCGTCTACACGCTAATACGATCAGAGATATATCAtaaaacacacaacacactatatatatatatatatatatatatatatatatatatatatctatatatatatatatatatcgagctacaatgtcctttaatatctaattcgctctactcggaattaatatattttcat from Macrobrachium nipponense isolate FS-2020 chromosome 23, ASM1510439v2, whole genome shotgun sequence includes these protein-coding regions:
- the LOC135197890 gene encoding LOW QUALITY PROTEIN: uncharacterized protein LOC135197890 (The sequence of the model RefSeq protein was modified relative to this genomic sequence to represent the inferred CDS: inserted 1 base in 1 codon), whose product is MASLISQQFVIVLLSLLCGSVSGRLPRIPNFVGQDQQENSSIDGTRSFRRDVITALSALIGHSHRYLQLLYDVRFEDEVYDVTQFSKTESGLMVYRVDGTEAQLENILAPADGPTVLLLLCRPKQITDMFRTIHRRRLNSHYVLWIVMLRDAGEGDYVTNGLEGLVFEGTRVILVVQNAGESYDVFSSRVDAEGIIRFFRDAKLDLATARGRDLLKQVALRDDSASYRDMNGREMRIAAVNNFGLCNLVRLPDGRTQPSTGIDVAMMKTLSSALNFTIRIVDPPDGSYGNPLPNGSVTGMIGMVARREADFAICAISLSALRKTVVDFPYPYYRSPLGLFSRAPKEKSRVLAILSPFTAQVWLGIVVAVLLMGPIIAVQSKLSSAAYVKGRELPKFLTYSFNVFRSIVSQGNLLPTTTVTERVVFVSWYLFCLVVSVLYSGMLTAVLAIPAFEAPIDFLTDLPRAVKEGFDIGVYKDTTNELLFREAKDGIYAQTWKLFNHKNPERSFVRGNAPAMDEVVSRDFVYIGFMASCEILSTKLGRSRIHIGKETFFSSDIGLATPPGTPYTKTFGDVTLRLIEGGLRTKWKAEELSRLASSVPKETEKSGTYAITLSHLQVLLHVMALVFLGVKSGTFALNPMEILRLGPSPLRSLHDRFANRSSQDTGGKLDIVVLEPEEVAEEVMSVTVPPSSDSILSPFRQPGTAGDSVLGSLFELGVSDIKKTESPERKNSPSRELLNEILELPFLPLTRDNGTLTHAGEKEHAKSPLLQYLDVIRGDAWAQFKSLALSYSNWLEDEYQIQDISDKLPIGLIKKVLDLGDRVNFLHVVGKKVDSGLASFLANEMKPLFDHFDTLNPGRAFGSSFSTVINNIVRDTAWKTMHQFIGHVLSVAERFVSRKDIEDFQADLAKSSPLVAKGLEVIINGPPTEGAVGRSLMGRKGYHDAEYGYKDHYSQKDNYGHKDNYGHKDHYGHEEISYGYGGYGSFDEGYGMYSQGYKSGVFLDPYLILGGLGAAALLAYLAYKVIVTTAAARRRRSDDLTFMELSDMPNLVYSFLQLLEGADEKYGDVEPVHWMTLRHLVSALNSLWYEREEEXGCIRCSLFR